The genomic region AAGATTCCTTTAGCCCATTCATTTTATACACGCTGAATTATTAGACATGAAAAGCAATAATAATGAGAGTTACAAAACAGAAtcataaaatagtaatggagaataaaaagtaataaaatacgCTTATTAGTAGAGCAACAACCAAATTTAGCGAAACAATCTAAGatctactaatttttttaaaagaaagtttaattattctgttggtttccataatttcatcaaaattttaattagatCCTTATAGTTTAAAAGTTTGTATTGACTATTGAGTCTCTATATTAGATAAAAAATTTTCATTCGGTCTTTTTTTAGCATTAGCgtgtttttttctaaaaaataatcATTAGTAAagatttaattacaaatttttacCTAATATAATGATCTAATCACAAATTTTTAAACTATAAGAATCTAATCACATAATTAGTAAAATTATAGAGATTATTAGAAtaattaactttaaaaaaaaaaacacaaacaaaCAAAGAGAGTATCCTACCTTTAACTTTCCTAGGGAGGATGATACATTCATAATTCTTGGTGATTCAGATAATTGGAGAAGAGGGAGAAGGGCTTCAGATATTCTTTTAGCACCATAATAATTTATTTGCAAGCATTCTTCATCTAGCTCGAATGTTTGAACGATTCCGGCTTTCTCTATTACATCATCTGATAATTCCTAAAAATTTCACCCAATTCAATATACTAAGAAAACATCTTAGCTTGTGTTtggtttatattttttaaattctaaaatagaaaatgttgaaaaatgaaaaaatatgaacCAAACTGGGTGTAAAATTCTTACCCTGCTTTTCAATAACACTTGAGGGACCAAATCATTGTCCTTAATCACAAGTCCACCAATCCCTGCATTGTTGATCTACGAAATGCAATTCTTTTCTTCAAGAATAATATTCAAATATCAATATATATGACAAGGAAAAAGATAGAATCCATTTCAATTGAAAGCTACCAAGTCAAGGCTATTAATTAAGGCAATGAACTCATTCCTGGTTAGTATCCAAAATTaataacataaaccctaaacatgaCTCGATAGTAATTAAACCTCTTAGCATGCAGAGCTTCATACGAGaagtttaatttattaattcagaACAAATTCGTCAATTACATTTTTTTAGTGGAATTGTAAGGGAAAAAAATCCTTAACATGCAACTAAcaaacatgaaaataaataagaaaatcccaaatatatatatagttgacTAAGTCAATGAAACTTATGTCTGAGTAGAAAAATGCAAACATGGAAAATTTATTTTCACATAATTCATTTTGTATCCCCTTTCatgcaaacaaaaaaaaaaagaaaaagaaagtgatatatatatatatggaatttAATTTGTCAAGTTACCAAAATGTGGAGTTTTCCAAATTCGGATTTGATGAAATTTGCAAGAGAATCCACACTAGCAGGAACAGCAACATCAAGGTGGTGAAAGAGGACAAGATGAGAGAGATCTTTGAGAGTTTCCAAAGCATGAAGGCCTCTCTTCTCATCTCTTGAAGTCAACACAACCTTCACTCCATTTGAAGCTAATTGCCTTACTATTTCTATTCCAATTCCTTTGTTTGCTCCACTCACAACTGCATATCTGATTAATTTGGAAACTAATGTAACTCTATTTTTCTTAGAaaaaaaatactgaaaataaaaactaaaacgaAACAGATCCTGTTTAACACCAAATAGGGTTTGAAGTGGGAtaaagtatataaaaaaaaagagcatTGAAAATGGTAGTGTCTCCAGCAAGAATACTACAAGAAAATGGTGTTGTACTTTACTTTTGTTGTGCTTGTTCCATCTTTAATTTGAGGCTTTGTTCGTTTCTAACGGAGAAATCAGAGAAGAAGATATCATGAGCACTATTTCCATGCATGTATGCCACTTGCCATGATTTCCGTCTTACAAGTTTGCTGAGATAACATTCAATTTGAGTATAGTTTGTTTCGAGTTTTTAAGTTGATTAATTTGTTTCAGTTTTATAACCTTTAATTAAGAAGTTAGCCTTTTATATAGATTATAGTGAAAATCAGCATATTTTATCtactaaatataattttatatttttattttagtgtttCATATCTATAAATAAACACGATCTTAAAATATGTTATCTAATCTTGAATCTAGAGTAATTTGATCGTTAAAATCTCTTATAAGTATTATTTCCATCCGACTCAAAAATTGTAATTGATTAAAAGTCTCGGTCCACATTTAGAAAATCATACCAAATAGATACTGCTAAGCATATGTCATACAgatagatttagtctttattacaaacggatttttggttaccgacgaaattattGACatattttgtccctctgtaagaGCTTCgttggaaattatttaccgacaaatttttaccagttaccgacggatttttcctctataaattctccatccatttccctAAAACGTCAAACTTTCAGACagatttttcgtcggtaattatAGACGaattttccgacggattttcgCTTTGTAATTACAAACAGATTTTCCAtcggtaattacagacagattttccgaCAAATTTTACATCTGTAATTTGAATCTTGGAAAATCATCCCACACTCtgaatacagacagaaaatctaTCTGTAAATCCGttagtaaggtaaaatagaatttttttagattttttcattgcaaaataaacttgttttcatacaaaataaatataaatttaatgaatacaaatttttttctaacttatattcgaatatttataatatttcaaaaaataaacaagtttatcgtattatcaaactaaaagaaaagtactataataaacaagcaagtcaatataattcaaagcATAAAGAAAATGTATTGGTACATCAACTATAATCCTAAATGTTTTTTCAATCATACTAAAACTATCAACCATACTAAAAGAAGTGTTATTCTCCATACTAAAACAGAAATTGGAAAATGCCAAAAATCTCCATATCAGTTTAGACCTCAGTTACAACAATCTCTCAGGTGAAATCTCAGCTTCTCTTGGGAATCTATTGAAATTAGAAGCACTTGATCTTTCCCACAATCAACTCACCGGAGAAATCCCTCCACAAGTTGGTGACATGAGCAGCTTGGGAGTCCTTGATCTCTCCTACAACAACCTTCAAGAAAAATTGGACAGAAAATTCTCTCATTGGCCGAATGAGGCATTTGAAGGGAACCAACAGCTTTGTGGAAGCCCTCTTGATCACTGCAACCGTGATGATGCTTCCAGCAGAGATGGGATTAATCCTAAAGaatttaatatttcttcaaattAGACTTTACTTGCATGGATTATAGGACATATAGCCAAGTTTTATAAAACATGATGactttatttatataatatataggcAGAGTTACATAACTAAATCTTAtattatggtgattcttttatcATACAAtccaattcataaaatcatttaGTCAATCATACATTTTGTGATAGTCTCTTGCTTTTTGGAAGTTCAAAGTGACGGTATCAAATTACTTTCAGCATGAAATAAGACTTACTCATGAGATGGGATTGTCTGGGGTTGATCTGAATCAAGGACAGCCGAGAAGCATGTGTGTCGCGGAATTTCATTAACATCTGCATCTCGTCTTTGCTCAGCCCCATCTTTCTGGCCTGAAGTCAGATGGGAACAAACAAAACATAGGCATGAATGGAAGAGAGACATATTAACTGAAACAGATCCCTGCATCGGGGACAATGTTATCAACACCAATAAGGTCAGAATAAGAAAGTTCAGAGGTGTAATAAAGTCTTATGAAACAACAATCTTATCTACTTTAAGTGTTTAGATTTGTTCAATCACTTCTTACTCCATTTTCTGATAATTGACAAATTTTTTGCTTCTGGTAAACTCTTATTTATTTTGCTGTGAAGTCGTCTTCAACAGAAAAATCTGGCATTGTTATTAGCATGGATATTAGATTTGCATCCATGATAAAGCATTCTATGCTACTATTATAGATTTGTCCACAACTCCACATGAAGCATCCATTTAAGTGCATCTAATTGTGCATACCTAACTAAATAGACAGTCATCTATTCATATATAACTCGGTCATTGAAATTATTTGACTCTTAAGTCTTATCCCCACTATCTTAAAAGTTATATAACAAACAAGATTTAATTGCCTAATAGTGTATATGCATTATCAGCATCAAAATTGATCTCATTACTAAAATTAAGACCAATAGAGAATGctaatatttttcttcaatttttcatAGTCACCACCTGAAGATTCTATTGTCAATTAACATGAACATTCTCAAATAGTATAATACAACAGAACCTCAAACTCTTAACAAGCTCAAGAAAGTCCAATGCAATGAAAATTGATTGAAAAGCATTATTAATTTGTAATAACTAATAACCataaccaaaataaaagaaagaacacACCTTCTGGTCATCTCTGGGAACACCATAACCACTATAATACATCTGACCTACCAAGACCTGCATGTTTATGTCCCCAGCTTTAGCTTCTTTCAGTTAGCAGaactcaaatatatatatatataatcaggGTTCGACCAATTTTACCAACTGCCACTGAACCGGTTGCTTGTTCCAGCTGCTTCACCACATCTTCCAACTCACCAGGGCAACTCCTATGTATTTTAATCTGCAAATGCCATTCAAAATTGCAATTACAAATTATTAGAATTCAAGTGTTTGTACAGAAACTGATAATTTTTACCATAACTATTATAACTTTTAAAAGCCAAGAAAGTTCAAAAATGTTTGAACAGCATAACAAATACTAACCTCATTCTGAATAAGTTCTTAGCACAGTAGACACATGGTATAAAGTATAAACCCTACAAATATTACCCTCTCTGCAGTCAAATAATTAATCACAATAAGCATGCAAAGTAGCTCAATTCCCACTTCCCAACCACTCAATAATCCGACCAATTTAAGCAGTACATGGAAAACCAAAGAGACAAAGGAAAGCTGTCCAACACAGTTTATCCATGTTTTGCATGCAATGCCATGATATAATAACATTACGTGCCATAGTCCTTTTAAGCATTTCCTTTGATGGTTTTACATGGTTTAATAATAACTAACAACTTCAAGCAAGGAAAAATACTACCAATCACAAATGCAAAACATGAGAAAACTTACACCCAATTTCATAAGCAATCCAAGAGGAAAAGTACCTAAATCTTGTGAATTGGGAAAAGGAAACACAGAAAACAAGTTCCGCTCTTTTCCATCTCTCACAGgaaattcatcaaacacatggcaaGCATAACAATACTGAAGCGAGACAATCTCTCAAGCATGTTCCTCCAAAAACAATAACAACACAATTAACAGGGAAATTGAAATTGATACCTTGAGAAGCTCATTGGCTTCAAGTGTCTCAATGAAAGAGGTTGCAACATTGGGGGTAACACCGGACTTTCCCACCAACTGGGTCTTGAGAAGCTCTTTCCTTTCAGTTAGCAGAACTCAAATATATATATCAGAAAGCTGTCTCTAGCACTTTTTCCATGAGGCTTCAATATATTGATTCCCTATAATAATGGTGAACCAAAAAAAAAGGACAGAGGATAAAATCCAGAGAATGGCCGTGATAATTAAAGCACGTAAAGGCAAGATTTAACTAATTGAAGTACACATCACAGATTCTCAACACATGCTGAAAATAGAATGTTTTAGTTTCACCTAGGAGCAAGCCATATAAACAATAAGATGAAAAGGAATTCGAAAAACCAACCTTGATTGGGTATTTAACTTCAAACATACCAAGTTGGCAAAGAAGTCGGTGTCACCAGCTATCAACTTTGACGACATGCTGGTCTTGGCACAGTCCAAGCTTGTCAACCTAAAGTCAATAGAGAAATCCGATTTAGTAACAAATAAGATATACCAGAGCTAGTAACTGCATCGCACTTATGGCAAGAGAAGCAAGCTCTGATCAATACAAAAATGCAGAATGGGAAACCTGTATTAGTAGGCAATCGATACCTTGACGGAGAGAATTTTACCATTGTATTACAAGAAACATTCAATTCATCCCAACACGAGTTAAGAAATAACTAATAAACAGTATCTCACAGAATTATACCACAAAGAAAAGAGTAACAAGATCACATAAGTCATCAAAATGTTTCATACCTTGCATTTATCAAGACCTCTTGCATTTAGAGCTGCAATTTAAAGAATCAGACTTTATTCGAATATCTGCTtactatatattaaataatagtgaCAAAGTTAATTAACCATTAATCAAATTTACCACTAAATTGAAACCTCGCCGAAAAAATTGTGCGCTATTAGTCATGAAGTGAGAATTTGTTTTACATACACACTTTATTTTTCGTCTCCGNNNNNNNNNNNNNNNNNNNNNNNNNNNNNNNNNNNNNNNNNNNNNNNNNNNNNNNNNNNNNNNNNNNNNNNNNNNNNNNNNNNNNNNNNNNNNNNNNNNNNNNNNNNNNNNNNNNNNNNNNNNNNNNNNNNNNNNNNNNNNNNNNNNNNNNNNNNNNNNNNNNNNNNNNNNNNNNNNNNNNNNNNNNNNNNNNNNNNNNNNNNNNNNNNNNNNNNNNNNNNNNNNNNNNNNNNNNNNNNNNNNNNNNNNNNNNNNNNNNNNNNNNNNNNNNNNNNNNNNNNNNNNNNNNNNNNNNNNNNNNNNNNNNNNNNNNNNNNNNNNNNNNNNNNNNNNNNNNNNNNNNNNNNNNNNNNNNNNNNNNNNNNNNNNNNNNNNNNNNNNNNNNNNNNNNNNNNNNNNNNNNNNNNNNNNNNNNNNNNNNNNNNNNNNNNNNNNNNNNNNNNNNNNNNNNNNNNNNNNNNNNNNNNNNNNNNNNNNNNNNNNNNNNNNNNNNNNNNNNNNNNNNNNNNNNNNNNNNNNNNNNNNNNNNNNNNNNNNNNNNNNNNNNNNNNNNNNNNNNNNNNNNNNNNNNNNNNNNNNNNNNNNNNNNNNNNNNNNNNNNNNNNNNNNNNNNNNNNNNNNNNNNNNNNNNNNNNNNNNNNNNNNNNNNNNNNNNNNNNNNNNNNNNNNNNNNNNNNNNNNNNNNNNNNNNNNNNNNNNNNNNNNNNNNNNNNNNNNN from Arachis ipaensis cultivar K30076 chromosome B02, Araip1.1, whole genome shotgun sequence harbors:
- the LOC110262416 gene encoding type I inositol polyphosphate 5-phosphatase 4-like isoform X1 is translated as MQVLVGQMYYSGYGVPRDDQKGSVSVNMSLFHSCLCFVCSHLTSGQKDGAEQRRDADVNEIPRHTCFSAVLDSDQPQTIPSHEINPISAGSIITVAVIKRASTKLLVPFKCLIRPMREFSVQFFLKVVVGEIKDSQAAHVTNLWRDFSGELIVGKIKCF
- the LOC110262416 gene encoding uncharacterized protein LOC110262416 isoform X2, with the translated sequence MQVLVGQMYYSGYGVPRDDQKGSVSVNMSLFHSCLCFVCSHLTSGQKDVSAVLDSDQPQTIPSHEINPISAGSIITVAVIKRASTKLLVPFKCLIRPMREFSVQFFLKVVVGEIKDSQAAHVTNLWRDFSGELIVGKIKCF